AAGGAAACAGCAGATGTCTTATTATGTACTAAAATAAGTATACCTTGCTACATACCTTGCCACAGGATATCCAGATGAAAGTCAAAGAAACTTAGACGCGACGCCTCCGAGGAGTAGACAGTGATGTCCGTGCAGCAAAGACTGAACTCAAAGCCGTAGAAGTAGAGATCGCGTGGATAGTGGGTGTTGTTCATGAAGATCATGCGCGTAAGGTACCAATTGCCCTGCGATGGTATTAGCTCCACGATTAGCGGACCTAGTTCTGTATTCAGCACCATCACAATGCCGCCAAAGATGTCATGGCTATTGAGCAGGCCCACCTGCAGTGGCTCTCTTCCCTGGGCGAGCATCACCTCCGTTCGATTGAAGGGGGATAGCACGGAGCGCTGCTCCTTGGTGGCCAGTAGTATGCTGCGAAAGGTTAGAACGATCATTTCGTTACGCAGCACGGTCATGTTATCAGCCTGGCTTTGGCTGATCTGATGCGGCTGTAATTCCACCTCGGTATCAGAGTTGCTCGGCTGTCCATCGATTTTATTCTTAATGGACATGTGTTGGGTCTTCTGGGATTTGCGACGCTGGAGGGCTTTGTCCTCCTCCGTGTAAGCGGTGTACACATGCACCACCGGGCAGTCGCTGAACTGATAGGTTGCCACCGCCATAGCAGCATCTgaaataatcaattttattttataaatacagCGGTCaagttgtaaaatttttaatagcTCACAAGGTCTTAATAAATTGCTGAAAtcagtatatacatatataataaattgaatgatgctatatagaatatatgttatttcataattaaatatttaacctacCGTGAGCAAGCAAATTGCGATCGTTAAAGCTGAATGCGTGAATCTCCCCTTTTTGGCATGGCAACTCCATTTCCGCCTCCAAGCTGCCCATTTCTGAGATCTTCGGAATGTGCCAGATAATATCTCCTGTCTTTTCAGCCACCCGCTCCACAGCATTTAGAGGCTCCTCCACCTGGCTGTAGTAGTTCATCGGCTGGATCTTGGTGAGATAGGGAAAGCACAAGTCACAGTTTATATCCTTCGCCGCAAGCTTTAATAAAAGGATATTTAATCTATAAGAATGCTCTCAAATAAGTGAGTTGTAATCTACCTCCGAGGCCAAGTAAATAACTATCATATTATTCTTCTGCAGATTTCGTATGATCTTTCGAAACTGCGCCGTTGTTACAGGTTGAAAAATACTGGTGGCTTTAGGGCTGTAAGAAAGCGCCTTTATGGCAAATAActtatatttttgattgtttaaACTTACGTATCGACGCCCCAGACCAAAACCGGTGGTGAACTAGTCACTGGGGCTGAGCCGAAGGCGATAGGAACTATCAACAAAAGACTTGCGATGAAATACATCTTGAATTCCCAGTAGCTTTGATTACTTATATTTGAAGCAAAGATCTGGCTTGCTTATGTTGTAAATTGCTTAATACACTTTTAAAGgttcaataaataaacaagaaatgcCTTATACTTTTTGGCATACTTTATTTTGGTAAGAATTGTTCTTAGTTCTTTATTCCACTAGTGAAATTTCAATTACGATCTTATTCAACTAGCACTGCTTGGACACATGTTGCTTCAACATGTTGCTCACGATACATAAGCAATAAAGTTGCAATTAAGAAAAAAGCTAAAAAGTCCAAAAATATGATAAGATAAGAATGCGCTTATCAAACCgaagttaaaaaaaagagagttACGGTTCCGCGACAGGTGCGGCTCCTCAGTTTGCTCCCGTTCCTCATTTCGAATAGACGTTAGTGCTGTGTTAACGCGGCTAAGATGCCAACGTACCACGGCCACTGACTAATGTAATCAATAGAGAATACAACAAGCTagtgaattgaattgaagtGGTGTAGTGAACATAAACGAATccgaaatcgaatcgaatacGGAATATGGCGCATAATACGCGCAACTCCGATTTATCGCAGATAGCTGTCAATGCCAACAATATACCCGATGGTGGGTGACCCAAATCCCTGATTTCCCCTTTACGTATACTTGATATAGAATTTCTACCCCCTTCCCACCACCAAACAGACAGCGTCGATTGTGGCATCAAGGGTCTGGGATGGTGTCGCGGTCCCGGATGCCAGAAATATGCCCGACTGCGCACCTTCATCCTGGTACTGGCCATCTCGGGAACCCTACAGGGCGCCTGCGAATCCTACTTCCGCGTGTCGGCCAAACAGGCTTCCTTTCAGTTCGGTTGGAATCCACTGATTGTGGGTGAGTAAG
The sequence above is a segment of the Drosophila melanogaster chromosome 2L genome. Coding sequences within it:
- the CG5421 gene encoding uncharacterized protein, isoform B translates to MYFIASLLLIVPIAFGSAPVTSSPPVLVWGVDTPKATSIFQPVTTAQFRKIIRNLQKNNMIVIYLASELAAKDINCDLCFPYLTKIQPMNYYSQVEEPLNAVERVAEKTGDIIWHIPKISEMGSLEAEMELPCQKGEIHAFSFNDRNLLAHDAAMAVATYQFSDCPVVHVYTAYTEEDKALQRRKSQKTQHMSIKNKIDGQPSNSDTEVELQPHQISQSQADNMTVLRNEMIVLTFRSILLATKEQRSVLSPFNRTEVMLAQGREPLQVGLLNSHDIFGGIVMVLNTELGPLIVELIPSQGNWYLTRMIFMNNTHYPRDLYFYGFEFSLCCTDITVYSSEASRLSFFDFHLDILWQDKDNGLDLQYEVKPCWNCSILMTPTMAQTIFVVLIIAAILWMGLAILLSIGQNQLMQNANDPDLHIKTDT